Proteins from a genomic interval of Dermacentor variabilis isolate Ectoservices chromosome 8, ASM5094787v1, whole genome shotgun sequence:
- the LOC142591429 gene encoding BTB/POZ domain-containing protein 6-like, whose protein sequence is MRKPMGKKAMKIGKLSLSKSLESGDLADVEFYVECEYFPGQRETFKAHKMILALQSDAFKAIFYGDFAKEDRIIITDLHPEGVRGLLRYFYSCRLDVQTAYQAACTRTAAAKYLDTQLQERCLAFINERMVTDEVCAFLDYVLTMGDEALATPATILIVKDSIRVLSSATFMTCTEETVRYVLKHAANVPEASVLKAVHGWGQHCLTRAERSYSIRLRHERHGLEGEPVDFRAVMRPLFPELRFLALTAKEFVDGPNTWGIFTDAEARAVLSNIVKEGSMAMPKGFCEIRTARG, encoded by the exons ATGAGAAAGCCCATGGGGAAGAAGGCCATGAAGATAGGAAAG CTCTCGTTATCCAAGTCTCTCGAGTCCGGTGACCTTGCTGATGTGGAGTTCTATGTTGAATGCGAATATTTCCCTGGCCAGCGTGAAACCTTCAAGGCGCATAAGATGATCCTGGCTTTACAGAGTGACGCGTTCAAGGCCATATTTTACGGCGACTTCGCCAAGGAGGACCGCATAATCATCACTGACTTGCACCCAGAGGGCGTCCGTGGCCTTTTGCG GTACTTCTACAGCTGCCGTTTGGATGTACAAACCGCGTACCAGGCCGCCTGTACCCGTACTGCTGCTGCCAAATACCTCGACACCCAGCTCCAGGAGAGATGCCTCGCGTTCATTAACGAACGCATGGTTACCGATGAGGTGTGTGCTTTCCTGGACTACGTTCTGACCATGGGCGATGAAGCCTTGGCCACCCCCGCCACAATCCTCATCGTCAAAGACAGCATCAGGGTGCTCTCCTCCGCGACATTTATGACTTGCACCGAGGAGACCGTGAGATATGTTCTCAAGCACGCTGCCAATGTTCCCGAGGCATCAGTGCTAAAAGCAGTGCACGGTTGGGGGCAGCACTGCCTCACGCGCGCTGAGCGTTCGTACAGCATACGTCTACGCCATGAACGTCACGGGCTTGAAGGCGAACCGGTCGATTTTCGTGCGGTCATGCGCCCACTATTCCCCGAGCTACGGTTCCTCGCGCTGACGGCGAAGGAATTCGTCGACGGTCCTAACACGTGGGGAATCTTCACAGACGCCGAAGCAAGGGCAGTTTTGAGCAACATCGTCAAAGAAGGCTCAATGGCGATGCCGAAAGGGTTCTGTGAGATCCGCACGGCTCGAGGGTAG